In a genomic window of Mageeibacillus indolicus UPII9-5:
- a CDS encoding cation-translocating P-type ATPase: protein MNNNLPYQGTAETIMSALQTESRTGLSAEEVSKRQAKYGPNSLQEKAKVTIWQKILQQLADVMVIILIIACLISAFTGDAIEAAVILVVVVINAVLGVVQEGKAEKALEALQKMAAPHARVLRDGRQTMLPAEELVPGDIVMLEAGDIVPADMRLIESRNLKAEEASLTGESVPVEKNAEFETSENLGLGDRQNMLFSSTAITYGRGMGVVTDTGNNSEIGKIAAKLQGIEEEQTPLQKNLNRLGKMLAIICLVVCAVVFVEEVVVDHSPTGILEGFKTAVALAVAAIPEGLAAIVTIVLAIGMKRMADQNAIAKRLLAVETLGCVDVICSDKTGTLTQNEMTVTRIYVGNDLYEVSGGGYNPQGKFTLNGNEATLTAPDVRLLEIGVLCNAAELVNEGEAWSILGDPTEGALLTAGAKAGITRDKLQADHRKLGELPFDSDRKMMSVFCDGYAEAPVVSLTKGAPDIVLERCNTEMTADGVKPLTAERKAAIAQANSAMASTALRVLAFAYHDHADLASGESTAEQAMTFVGLMGMIDPARPEAGEAITVCNEAGIRAVMITGDYKDTAAAIARDLGLLRPGDGIVTGAELDEMSDADLEKIVDRTSVYARVSPEHKVRIVAALRNQGHIASMTGDGVNDAPALKQADIGVAMGITGTEVAKGAADMILTDDNFATIVHAVKEGRIIYSNIRKFVGFLLSCNVAEILVIFITTMVMGVAPLEAIQLLWLNLITDSFPALALGREKGDADIMRLKPRSKSEQIINREMIGAILVQSVSIFAAVFIAFLIGQNNQLFGGQFGDLLEAKTMAFTTLIFAELLRAYSCRSERFNIWQIGFFSNKTMTGATLLSMALLLLVLYVPVLNVIFKTVPLDLLHWVIIIALGCVPFLAGEIYKLVFYRVKRAKSVKSK, encoded by the coding sequence ATGAACAATAATTTACCTTATCAAGGTACTGCAGAAACAATTATGTCTGCATTACAAACTGAAAGCCGGACAGGCTTATCGGCAGAAGAAGTCAGCAAACGCCAGGCAAAATATGGACCTAACAGTTTGCAAGAAAAAGCGAAAGTAACGATTTGGCAAAAAATATTGCAGCAACTCGCAGACGTAATGGTTATAATTTTGATCATCGCCTGCTTGATCTCAGCTTTTACCGGAGATGCAATTGAAGCTGCTGTTATTTTAGTTGTAGTTGTTATTAATGCAGTTTTGGGGGTAGTGCAAGAAGGCAAGGCGGAAAAAGCTTTGGAAGCCTTACAAAAAATGGCCGCTCCGCACGCCAGAGTTTTGCGAGATGGGCGACAAACTATGTTGCCGGCTGAGGAGTTGGTCCCGGGTGATATCGTAATGCTAGAAGCTGGTGACATCGTTCCCGCCGATATGCGACTGATAGAATCAAGAAATTTAAAAGCGGAGGAAGCTTCTTTGACTGGTGAATCTGTTCCAGTCGAGAAAAATGCCGAATTTGAGACCTCTGAAAATCTTGGCCTGGGTGACCGTCAAAACATGCTTTTCAGCTCAACTGCTATCACATACGGACGGGGCATGGGTGTAGTCACGGATACCGGAAACAATAGCGAAATTGGTAAGATAGCTGCCAAATTACAAGGCATCGAAGAAGAACAAACACCGCTGCAGAAAAATCTGAACCGGTTGGGCAAAATGCTGGCAATCATTTGCCTCGTGGTTTGTGCTGTCGTGTTTGTCGAGGAAGTGGTAGTTGACCATTCGCCGACCGGGATTTTGGAAGGCTTCAAGACGGCCGTTGCCTTGGCCGTAGCGGCTATTCCGGAAGGCTTGGCGGCGATTGTGACGATTGTTTTGGCCATTGGAATGAAGCGAATGGCGGACCAAAACGCGATTGCTAAGCGCTTGCTTGCCGTTGAAACTTTGGGCTGCGTTGATGTGATTTGTTCGGACAAAACTGGTACTTTGACACAAAATGAAATGACGGTAACCCGCATTTATGTGGGCAATGATTTGTACGAAGTAAGCGGCGGTGGATATAATCCGCAGGGTAAGTTCACTTTGAACGGCAATGAAGCTACGCTTACGGCACCAGACGTGCGTTTGCTGGAAATCGGGGTCTTGTGCAATGCGGCGGAATTGGTGAACGAAGGTGAAGCTTGGAGCATCCTTGGAGATCCGACGGAAGGCGCATTATTGACGGCTGGCGCAAAAGCCGGTATAACCCGCGATAAATTGCAGGCCGACCACCGAAAACTTGGCGAGTTGCCGTTCGACTCGGATCGTAAGATGATGTCGGTATTCTGTGACGGTTATGCAGAAGCTCCGGTTGTATCCTTGACCAAGGGTGCGCCAGACATTGTTTTGGAACGCTGTAACACCGAAATGACCGCTGACGGGGTCAAGCCTTTGACGGCGGAACGTAAGGCAGCCATAGCGCAAGCAAATTCGGCCATGGCCAGTACAGCACTGCGGGTGCTCGCTTTCGCTTACCATGATCATGCTGATTTGGCTTCAGGCGAAAGTACAGCGGAACAGGCGATGACCTTTGTCGGTTTGATGGGTATGATTGACCCCGCTCGTCCGGAAGCGGGCGAAGCGATAACTGTTTGCAACGAAGCCGGTATAAGAGCGGTAATGATTACGGGTGACTATAAGGATACAGCCGCGGCCATTGCTCGTGATCTCGGTTTGCTGCGCCCCGGAGACGGTATTGTTACCGGTGCCGAATTGGATGAAATGTCCGATGCTGATTTGGAAAAAATTGTCGATCGGACATCAGTTTATGCACGTGTTTCCCCGGAGCACAAAGTTAGGATAGTTGCTGCCTTACGCAATCAAGGACATATAGCTTCGATGACCGGCGACGGAGTGAATGACGCTCCGGCACTCAAACAGGCCGATATCGGCGTTGCAATGGGGATAACCGGGACGGAAGTCGCTAAAGGCGCAGCCGATATGATTTTGACGGACGACAACTTTGCTACGATTGTACATGCGGTAAAAGAAGGTCGAATTATTTACAGCAACATCCGCAAATTTGTCGGTTTCCTTTTATCTTGCAATGTCGCTGAAATCTTAGTTATCTTTATCACGACAATGGTTATGGGGGTAGCCCCGCTAGAAGCAATTCAGCTCTTGTGGCTGAACCTGATTACGGACAGCTTCCCGGCCTTAGCCTTAGGCCGTGAAAAAGGTGACGCCGACATTATGCGTCTCAAGCCCCGGAGCAAGTCTGAACAAATAATTAACCGCGAGATGATCGGAGCTATTTTGGTTCAATCAGTATCTATTTTTGCGGCCGTGTTCATTGCTTTTTTGATTGGGCAAAACAATCAACTGTTCGGCGGTCAGTTCGGCGATCTGCTCGAAGCCAAGACCATGGCGTTCACAACTTTGATATTTGCCGAGCTTTTGCGTGCTTACAGCTGCCGCTCGGAACGGTTCAATATTTGGCAAATCGGCTTTTTCTCAAACAAAACTATGACCGGTGCTACCTTGCTTTCGATGGCTTTACTGTTGTTGGTTCTCTATGTTCCGGTTTTGAATGTCATATTTAAGACCGTGCCGCTCGACTTGCTACATTGGGTTATTATAATTGCTTTGGGGTGCGTTCCTTTCTTGGCCGGTGAAATTTATAAGCTTGTTTTTTATCGTGTCAAACGCGCCAAAAGTGTCAAAAGCAAATGA
- the proS gene encoding proline--tRNA ligase produces MAKDKKLVEQITARDVDFAQWYTDIVTKAELADYSCVRGCMVIRPYGYAIWENMKQDLDRRFKATGHENVAMPMFIPESLLQKEKDHVQGFAPEVAWVTHGGDALLPERLCVRPTSETLFCDHYARIIQSYRDLPKLYNQWCSVVRWEKTTRPFLRTMEFFWQEGHTVHETAEEAIAETERMLNVYADFLREVLAIPVIKGRKTDKEKFAGAEMTYTVEALMHDGKALQSGTSHYFGDGFARAFGIQFSDRENKLQYCHETSWGMSTRVIGAMIMVHSDDSGLVLPPRVAPVQIMLIPIAMHKDGVLPAVFALRDRLQKASYGFRVKVDASDKMPGWKFSEQEMRGIPLRLEMGPRDIEQGSVVAVRRDTGAKTILPLEGIEDALAKLLDEIHADMLARAEKHLAEHCYKVTTYDEFKDTVANRPGFIEAAWCGDVGCEEQIKADTGATSRCMPFSKEKPDEGAFCVCCGRPAKHNVYWGKAY; encoded by the coding sequence ATGGCCAAAGATAAAAAGTTAGTGGAGCAGATTACAGCTAGAGATGTAGACTTTGCTCAGTGGTATACCGATATAGTGACCAAAGCCGAACTGGCGGACTATTCCTGCGTGCGCGGCTGCATGGTTATCCGCCCTTATGGTTATGCGATTTGGGAAAACATGAAACAGGATCTTGATCGACGTTTTAAGGCTACCGGACATGAAAATGTGGCTATGCCGATGTTCATTCCGGAAAGTTTGTTACAAAAAGAAAAAGATCATGTTCAAGGTTTCGCTCCGGAAGTGGCCTGGGTTACCCACGGCGGCGATGCACTGTTGCCGGAAAGGCTTTGCGTTCGTCCGACTTCGGAAACCTTGTTCTGTGATCACTATGCCAGAATAATTCAATCTTATCGAGATTTGCCCAAACTTTATAACCAATGGTGTTCCGTAGTCAGATGGGAAAAAACGACTCGCCCGTTCCTGCGTACAATGGAGTTCTTTTGGCAAGAAGGCCATACTGTGCATGAGACGGCTGAAGAAGCGATTGCCGAAACCGAAAGAATGCTGAATGTTTATGCCGATTTTCTGCGTGAAGTGCTGGCAATACCGGTAATTAAGGGACGTAAGACCGACAAAGAAAAATTTGCCGGCGCGGAAATGACTTACACGGTGGAAGCTTTGATGCACGACGGTAAAGCTTTACAGTCTGGTACATCGCATTATTTTGGTGACGGATTTGCCCGTGCCTTTGGTATTCAGTTCAGCGACCGTGAGAATAAACTGCAGTATTGCCATGAGACTTCTTGGGGTATGAGCACACGAGTTATCGGGGCGATGATCATGGTGCACAGCGATGACTCCGGATTGGTTTTGCCGCCGCGGGTCGCACCGGTGCAGATCATGCTTATCCCTATTGCTATGCATAAAGACGGTGTTTTGCCGGCGGTATTTGCCCTGCGTGATCGTTTGCAAAAGGCTTCTTACGGATTCCGGGTGAAGGTAGATGCTTCGGACAAAATGCCCGGTTGGAAATTCAGTGAACAGGAAATGCGCGGTATTCCTTTGCGTCTTGAAATGGGCCCACGTGACATTGAACAAGGTTCCGTCGTGGCTGTACGTCGTGACACCGGAGCTAAGACCATCTTACCTCTGGAAGGTATCGAGGATGCTTTAGCAAAGTTATTGGATGAAATTCATGCCGATATGCTGGCGCGAGCTGAAAAGCATCTGGCGGAACATTGCTACAAAGTAACCACATACGATGAATTTAAAGATACAGTTGCCAACCGTCCCGGATTTATTGAGGCGGCGTGGTGCGGTGATGTCGGCTGCGAGGAACAGATTAAAGCTGATACCGGCGCGACTTCGCGCTGTATGCCGTTCAGCAAAGAAAAGCCGGATGAAGGCGCGTTTTGCGTCTGTTGCGGCCGCCCAGCCAAGCACAATGTATATTGGGGAAAGGCTTACTGA
- a CDS encoding lipid II:glycine glycyltransferase FemX, translated as MLKVNKLDSTTYKQLLAASKVRYFFNQMGEFGESKMAEGNKVDYLSFSDSSGETQALALVVYYQYKKILHYGNCIFGPTLLNPSPKLLDEVLQTLKKTVLRHADVRFLRCNPLIPANLYEDVTMIAENVGDDYRSIFRRNGFAHINREWYQDPNINLRCIYNKPIAGMSYPEILASLTPNLKMRMRKAEQSGIKVRMLNLDELDIFDHILEETYARMDTNIAVRPAFHRSLWRHFGSKIYFPVAYINCDEALNTYKTLVESINLAQAELDAQYGENRGKKYQNLSRDNTDQLNRLHNLTAKVAALRKERGEIVYLCAGCFIESGQDFIHLLGGGEKALMNFDGVLAMHAHMLQLAVQGGFANYNLYGCSDLLDEATNNVDYGVLQFKRTFRGNFEEFIGTYEFRKSWLAL; from the coding sequence ATGCTAAAGGTAAACAAACTTGATAGCACAACTTATAAACAATTGCTGGCCGCCTCTAAAGTACGCTATTTTTTCAACCAAATGGGCGAGTTCGGCGAAAGCAAGATGGCAGAAGGAAACAAAGTTGACTACCTCTCTTTTTCCGACAGCTCAGGTGAAACACAAGCTTTAGCCCTGGTGGTCTACTATCAATACAAGAAAATTTTACATTATGGCAACTGTATTTTCGGGCCTACTTTGCTAAACCCCTCACCGAAATTGCTGGACGAGGTTTTACAAACGCTAAAAAAGACAGTTTTGCGGCATGCCGACGTGCGCTTCCTTCGCTGTAATCCGCTTATTCCGGCCAATTTGTATGAAGATGTCACCATGATCGCGGAAAATGTAGGTGACGACTACCGATCAATTTTCCGACGCAATGGTTTCGCCCATATCAATCGTGAATGGTATCAGGACCCCAACATAAACTTGCGCTGCATTTATAATAAGCCGATAGCGGGCATGAGTTATCCGGAAATTTTGGCTTCGCTCACCCCGAATTTGAAAATGCGTATGCGCAAAGCCGAACAGTCAGGGATTAAAGTACGTATGCTTAATCTGGATGAACTGGATATTTTTGATCATATTCTGGAAGAAACATATGCACGTATGGATACCAACATCGCAGTTCGGCCGGCCTTTCACCGGAGTCTGTGGCGACATTTCGGCAGCAAAATATATTTTCCGGTCGCTTACATCAACTGTGACGAAGCCCTCAACACCTATAAAACTTTAGTCGAATCGATTAATCTGGCGCAAGCCGAACTTGATGCTCAATACGGGGAAAATCGCGGCAAAAAATATCAGAATTTAAGCAGGGACAATACCGATCAACTTAACCGGCTGCACAATCTGACGGCCAAAGTCGCTGCCCTCAGAAAGGAACGGGGCGAGATCGTCTACCTTTGCGCCGGTTGTTTCATCGAATCCGGCCAAGACTTCATCCATCTACTCGGCGGCGGTGAAAAAGCTTTGATGAACTTTGACGGGGTTTTGGCGATGCACGCCCATATGTTGCAATTGGCTGTACAGGGAGGCTTTGCCAACTATAATCTTTACGGCTGTTCCGATTTGCTGGATGAAGCCACCAATAATGTTGACTACGGTGTTTTACAGTTTAAGCGAACATTCCGTGGGAATTTTGAAGAATTCATCGGAACATACGAATTTCGTAAAAGTTGGTTGGCTTTGTAG
- a CDS encoding vWA domain-containing protein — protein sequence MKPLVKNTISILSAGLLALGSAIYPNFVSAVEVSNSILEKNNKTASPLDNNLETKVTLSFPGSEDVLAQDIVFVLDKSGASDQKGIDSQARQFLDDIKQQADEKGLNIKIGIVNFYYAGKVRQELTDVVKNYNDIQNKLKSSVLGFGTNMHAGLLAAKKMLDDDTAVAAKNKHIILISDGATYLYSKNNDFTTAYTRSFNPTKQKDPNVYNDRRDLQGGIWEYQSRDYNLKIDWKKFNGTDVNFIFSYAMGGSWPWDPNKPENKDKPKPSIKYLGEYLDYYRQQEQDTSKNWAQYDYAYTFFSRRKGGGKNGVVPIENNAPANIDIAFMKADDVFQEMVNAGYQMNVYYKNKADFNGSLFLKYLARNSNDGKLNKDFQQLKKEVLEKVAKGSTVVDYIGKDFDFVNDVGKISLKVGTAMLQAEEIKDRALAGSDAHYGFGKNNDNTYRFELIYKKVDADAANKETLTLKINETVYPRIPVVLEYQEKLVKKPTAPGIYKLDTNEKATLYPVDANDNKGTPVDFPQPQVTYKVEGGNFDNPDPSPFPFTPDPEVNRKARIELLDEVPDTAACK from the coding sequence ATGAAACCTTTGGTAAAAAACACGATAAGCATATTATCAGCAGGTTTATTGGCTTTGGGTAGTGCAATTTACCCCAATTTTGTATCGGCTGTCGAAGTTTCGAATAGCATATTAGAAAAGAATAATAAAACGGCTAGCCCATTGGATAATAATTTAGAAACAAAGGTCACGCTCAGTTTTCCCGGAAGCGAAGATGTCTTAGCGCAAGATATAGTGTTTGTGCTGGATAAGAGTGGGGCGAGTGATCAAAAAGGCATAGATTCCCAAGCTCGACAATTTTTAGATGATATCAAGCAGCAGGCTGATGAAAAAGGGTTGAATATTAAAATCGGCATTGTTAATTTTTATTACGCCGGTAAAGTCCGTCAAGAGCTTACTGATGTGGTGAAAAATTATAATGATATACAGAATAAATTAAAATCATCTGTACTTGGGTTTGGCACGAATATGCATGCCGGTCTTTTGGCAGCGAAGAAAATGCTGGATGATGATACCGCGGTTGCTGCTAAGAACAAACATATTATCCTAATTAGTGATGGAGCTACCTATCTTTATTCAAAAAATAATGATTTTACAACAGCTTATACACGTTCCTTTAATCCGACAAAGCAAAAAGATCCAAATGTATATAATGATAGGCGAGACTTGCAAGGTGGCATTTGGGAGTACCAAAGTCGTGATTATAATCTGAAAATTGATTGGAAGAAGTTTAACGGTACTGATGTAAACTTCATCTTCTCGTATGCCATGGGTGGTTCTTGGCCGTGGGATCCGAATAAACCGGAAAACAAGGATAAACCTAAGCCAAGTATTAAATACCTTGGCGAATATCTCGATTATTATCGCCAACAAGAGCAAGATACAAGCAAAAACTGGGCACAATATGACTATGCCTACACGTTCTTTTCTCGTAGAAAAGGTGGCGGCAAGAATGGTGTTGTTCCAATCGAGAATAACGCTCCAGCAAATATCGACATTGCGTTCATGAAGGCCGATGACGTATTTCAAGAAATGGTAAACGCCGGTTACCAAATGAACGTGTATTACAAGAATAAGGCTGATTTTAATGGCTCACTGTTCTTGAAGTATCTTGCGCGTAATTCCAATGATGGCAAGCTTAATAAAGATTTTCAACAGCTCAAGAAGGAAGTGCTTGAAAAAGTAGCAAAAGGTTCAACTGTTGTCGACTATATTGGCAAAGATTTTGATTTTGTCAATGATGTAGGAAAAATCAGCCTCAAAGTTGGCACCGCTATGTTGCAGGCTGAAGAAATAAAAGATCGGGCACTTGCTGGATCCGATGCCCATTACGGCTTCGGCAAAAATAACGACAACACTTACCGATTTGAATTGATTTACAAAAAAGTTGATGCTGATGCGGCAAATAAAGAAACCCTCACCTTAAAAATTAACGAAACCGTGTACCCCAGGATACCCGTGGTCCTTGAATATCAAGAAAAACTCGTCAAAAAACCGACTGCCCCCGGCATTTATAAATTGGATACCAACGAAAAAGCAACTCTGTATCCAGTTGATGCCAATGATAATAAGGGCACGCCGGTTGATTTCCCGCAACCGCAGGTTACCTATAAGGTCGAAGGTGGTAATTTTGACAATCCCGATCCATCACCGTTTCCGTTCACGCCTGACCCGGAAGTGAACCGAAAAGCCAGAATCGAGTTGTTAGATGAAGTGCCAGATACGGCGGCTTGTAAATAG
- a CDS encoding peptidoglycan bridge formation glycyltransferase FemA/FemB family protein, which yields MLTVQEIAPAAYAAILNTSDSRYFFNQMVEYGHGKESDGNKVDYLVFRDKAGEPQAVALVVYYRYHYFFRYANCIFGPTMFHTEPELFAEVLGVLRDFCLRKFNVRYIRCNPLLPANLYDDIIKTETDVSADYVALLSRLGFKRVAGEWYSNQTLHVRFIYSKKISGMTYDQILATVDPVLRVNLRKSENEDLKFRYLNYDELDIFDDLLQKTYDRMNTITTVRPEMNRNLYRCFGDKIYFPVVYIDCAEALQRYETLRRAVLADQAKLDERYAAKPSTKYRNLSRDNADRLNRLQNLTAKVTELQADRGNLIYLCGGCFIESGHDFIHLLGGGEKSLMNLHGIQLLHSRMLQLAVSKGFEYYNLYGCSGLLTPEDNQVDYGVLQFKRAFRGNLEEFIGTYEYCKPTGKF from the coding sequence TTGCTTACAGTTCAAGAAATTGCTCCGGCCGCCTACGCGGCCATATTGAATACCTCTGATAGCCGGTATTTTTTTAATCAGATGGTTGAATACGGTCACGGCAAAGAGTCGGACGGAAACAAAGTTGATTATCTCGTTTTTCGCGACAAGGCCGGGGAACCGCAAGCCGTAGCCTTAGTTGTCTACTACCGATATCATTATTTCTTCCGCTATGCCAACTGCATTTTCGGGCCGACAATGTTTCATACCGAACCGGAGCTTTTTGCTGAAGTTTTGGGTGTCTTACGAGATTTTTGTCTTAGAAAATTTAACGTTCGTTATATTCGTTGCAATCCGCTTTTGCCAGCCAATTTGTATGACGATATAATCAAAACAGAAACGGATGTCAGCGCCGATTACGTCGCTCTGCTGTCCCGACTTGGCTTTAAACGAGTGGCCGGAGAATGGTACAGCAATCAAACCCTGCATGTGCGCTTCATTTACAGCAAAAAAATCTCGGGTATGACCTATGATCAGATTTTAGCCACCGTAGATCCCGTGCTGCGGGTAAATTTGCGCAAATCAGAAAATGAAGACTTAAAATTTCGGTACCTAAACTATGACGAGTTGGATATTTTCGATGACTTGCTGCAAAAAACTTATGATCGTATGAACACGATAACCACTGTACGCCCCGAAATGAACCGCAATTTGTATCGCTGCTTCGGCGATAAAATATATTTTCCGGTTGTATATATTGATTGCGCAGAAGCTTTGCAAAGATATGAAACTTTGCGCAGAGCGGTTTTGGCTGATCAAGCCAAGCTTGATGAACGATATGCAGCAAAGCCGTCCACTAAGTATCGGAATTTAAGCCGGGATAACGCTGACCGACTGAATCGTCTGCAAAATTTAACCGCCAAAGTAACTGAATTGCAAGCTGATCGGGGCAATTTGATCTACTTGTGCGGCGGGTGTTTCATTGAATCCGGACACGATTTTATTCACCTCTTGGGTGGCGGTGAAAAATCATTGATGAATCTGCACGGTATTCAGCTTTTGCACAGCCGTATGTTGCAATTGGCGGTCAGCAAAGGTTTCGAATATTATAATCTGTATGGATGCTCAGGCCTGCTCACGCCGGAAGATAACCAGGTCGATTATGGGGTGCTGCAGTTTAAACGTGCTTTTAGAGGCAATCTTGAAGAATTTATAGGGACTTATGAATATTGTAAGCCGACCGGAAAGTTTTAA
- the der gene encoding ribosome biogenesis GTPase Der gives MANSFVAVVGRPNVGKSTFFNFLAGERISIVDDTPGVTRDRIYAEVEWLGRKFSLIDTGGIEPRTDDVLLQQMRIQAELAIETADVILFMVDLKAGLHAADADIANMLRKTKKPVILAVNKCDHVGDTPPEAYEFYNLGLGDFFPISAVHGLGMGELLDAIVENLPEPETDDPANHRVKICLIGKPNAGKSSLTNRLLGQNRSIVSSISGTTRDSLDTPLTNEFGNYVLIDTAGLRKKSRIDDQVERYSMIRALAAIERSDVCLILIDAIDGITEQDTKVAGYAHNAGKASIFVVNKWDIVNKETGTMEEYTRSIRERFSYMPYAQVLFLSALTGARCDKVFPMVNHVYEQACRKLTTGVLNDFIAEIQAMVPAPQDKGRRLKIRYATQVGICPPEFVLFCNDKELMHFSYERYIENRLRQNFGFDGTPVRFILRSRERKK, from the coding sequence GTGGCAAATTCATTTGTAGCAGTGGTCGGGCGACCGAACGTCGGTAAATCTACTTTTTTTAATTTTTTGGCCGGTGAGCGCATAAGTATTGTTGACGACACCCCCGGGGTTACCCGTGACCGTATTTATGCTGAAGTTGAGTGGTTGGGCCGCAAATTTTCCCTCATCGACACGGGCGGCATCGAACCGCGCACCGACGATGTTTTGTTACAGCAGATGCGAATACAAGCTGAACTGGCGATTGAAACGGCTGATGTCATTTTGTTTATGGTTGACTTAAAGGCAGGCCTCCACGCAGCCGATGCCGATATTGCCAACATGCTGCGTAAGACAAAAAAACCGGTAATTCTGGCTGTCAATAAATGCGATCACGTCGGCGACACTCCCCCGGAGGCTTATGAATTCTACAATCTCGGCCTAGGCGATTTTTTCCCGATTTCAGCCGTCCATGGCTTGGGAATGGGCGAGTTGCTGGATGCGATTGTAGAGAATCTGCCCGAACCGGAGACGGATGATCCCGCCAATCATCGGGTTAAAATTTGCCTTATCGGTAAACCGAACGCCGGGAAATCCTCGCTCACCAACCGCCTTTTGGGGCAGAATAGATCGATTGTTTCCTCAATTTCCGGAACTACCCGTGACTCTTTGGACACACCTTTGACCAATGAATTCGGAAATTACGTATTGATTGACACCGCCGGGCTGCGCAAAAAATCCCGTATCGACGATCAGGTTGAGCGATATTCAATGATTCGGGCACTGGCGGCGATTGAACGTTCGGACGTGTGCTTGATTTTGATCGATGCGATTGACGGCATAACGGAGCAAGATACCAAAGTTGCCGGCTATGCCCACAATGCAGGCAAGGCGTCAATATTTGTTGTTAACAAATGGGATATAGTTAACAAAGAAACCGGAACTATGGAAGAATATACCAGAAGTATACGGGAAAGATTTTCTTATATGCCTTATGCGCAAGTACTGTTTTTATCCGCTCTTACCGGGGCTCGCTGCGACAAAGTATTTCCTATGGTTAATCATGTATATGAACAGGCTTGCCGTAAATTGACGACAGGCGTTCTGAATGATTTCATAGCCGAAATTCAGGCGATGGTTCCGGCCCCCCAAGATAAGGGCAGACGGCTCAAAATTCGTTACGCTACCCAAGTTGGGATTTGTCCACCTGAATTTGTGCTGTTTTGCAATGATAAAGAACTTATGCATTTTTCTTATGAACGTTATATTGAAAATCGACTGAGGCAAAATTTTGGGTTCGATGGGACCCCGGTTCGTTTCATTCTGCGCAGTCGTGAACGCAAAAAATGA
- a CDS encoding YceD family protein: MEVDVRKLIGIVGASMEIEVCEILSADRRSFEGIDLTEPVEVKARLTNKGEGRLCLTGRAKVTLTGECARCNTAVRQDLNVNLTAEYRPNCVPEITEDQSRPVDDESEIYAYCGHVVDLEQAVADRLLPSIPMRLLCSEDCRGLCPYCGANRNHADCRCAAERTMNNSPFGKLKNLLN, encoded by the coding sequence ATGGAAGTAGATGTGCGCAAGCTGATCGGAATCGTCGGCGCCTCGATGGAGATTGAGGTTTGTGAGATCCTCAGTGCCGACAGACGCAGTTTTGAGGGAATTGACTTGACGGAGCCGGTAGAGGTTAAAGCTCGACTGACGAACAAAGGTGAAGGGCGACTGTGCTTGACTGGCAGAGCCAAAGTCACTTTGACGGGCGAATGTGCCCGTTGTAACACCGCTGTACGTCAAGACCTGAATGTGAATTTGACGGCGGAATATCGCCCCAACTGTGTTCCTGAGATTACGGAAGATCAAAGTAGGCCGGTGGATGACGAGTCTGAAATCTACGCTTATTGCGGACATGTAGTTGATTTGGAGCAGGCGGTTGCCGATAGACTATTACCGTCAATACCGATGCGTTTGCTGTGCAGCGAAGACTGCCGTGGCTTGTGCCCGTATTGCGGGGCGAACCGCAACCACGCCGATTGTAGGTGCGCGGCCGAACGAACGATGAACAATTCACCGTTCGGTAAATTAAAAAACTTATTGAATTAA
- the rpmF gene encoding 50S ribosomal protein L32, producing MAVPKRKWSKQRTHTSHANWKLSVPGLAECPQCHMLKLPHKVCKNCGYYGGREVIKMEKVAEK from the coding sequence ATGGCAGTCCCGAAAAGAAAATGGTCTAAACAACGCACGCATACTTCACACGCGAATTGGAAACTGAGCGTGCCCGGTTTGGCGGAATGTCCACAATGTCACATGCTCAAGCTACCACATAAGGTTTGCAAGAATTGCGGCTACTACGGTGGCAGAGAAGTCATAAAGATGGAAAAAGTCGCCGAAAAATAA